Proteins encoded together in one Staphylococcus aureus window:
- the nirD gene encoding nitrite reductase small subunit NirD, with protein sequence METKEKIKVTTIDELTPLIGKKVIVKGKEVGLFLTESGKIHAIHNICPHKQGPLSEGTVSGEYVFCPLHDQKIDLNTGIVQEPDEGCVDVYEVEVTDGNVYICL encoded by the coding sequence ATGGAAACAAAAGAAAAAATTAAAGTGACAACTATAGATGAATTAACACCCCTAATTGGAAAAAAGGTTATTGTCAAAGGCAAAGAGGTAGGGTTGTTTTTAACAGAAAGTGGCAAAATTCATGCGATTCACAATATCTGTCCACACAAACAAGGACCATTGTCTGAAGGGACAGTGAGTGGGGAATATGTATTTTGCCCGCTCCACGATCAAAAAATTGATTTAAATACAGGTATTGTTCAAGAACCTGATGAAGGTTGTGTAGATGTTTATGAGGTAGAAGTTACAGACGGGAACGTATATATATGTCTGTAG
- the nirB gene encoding nitrite reductase large subunit NirB, which produces MAKQKLVMIGNGMAGIRTIEEILERANDLYDITVIGKEPYPNYNRIMLSNILQNKMTVEETIMNPYEWYEEHGIELITNDPVIEVDRANQSVTTANGIEVSYDKLIFATGSKAFVIPVPGSTLPSVIGWRTIDDTEQMMNIAKTKKKAIVIGGGLLGLECARGLLDQGMEVTVLHLAEWLMEMQLDRKAGNMLKADLEKQGMKFEMQANTTEILGEDDVEGVKLADGREIPADLVVMAVGIRPYTEVAKESGLDVNRGIVVNDVMQTSDSNVYAVGECAEHNGKVYGLVAPLYEQGKVLADHLTNKETNGYKGSTTFTSLKVSGCDLYSAGQIVENAEIKGIEIFNSVDNNYKKIFLKDGNVVGAVLYGDIDDGSRFYNMMKKGESTEDYTLVSLLTKGGEEASLSIADMADDETICGCNGVDKGTIVNAITENGFTTVEEVTAKTKAGNSCGKCKPQIAQILQHTLGDDFVAAKPAGICGCTDLTRDQIVTQIRAKGLKTSKEVRHVLNFKNKGGCPKCRPAINYYLNMVYPHDHEDERESRFANERYHANIQNDGTFSVIPQMRGGVTDADQLIRLGEVAKKYHVPLVKVTGSQRVGLYGVKKEELPNIWEDLGMRSASAYGKKTRSVKSCVGKEFCRFGTQYTTRLGIRLEKTFEYIDTPHKFKMGVSGCPRSCVESGVKDFGIISVENGFQIYIGGNGGTEVEKAEFLTTVETEDEVIKLCGALMQYYRETGIYAERTAPWLRRLGFENVKEVLLDPERQNELFERIMDAKKAVEAEPWEAITSNAQARRIFEVEKV; this is translated from the coding sequence ATGGCAAAGCAAAAACTAGTAATGATTGGTAACGGTATGGCGGGCATTCGAACAATCGAAGAAATATTAGAGCGCGCCAACGATTTATATGATATTACGGTAATAGGTAAAGAACCTTATCCAAACTATAACCGCATCATGCTTTCAAATATTTTACAAAATAAAATGACAGTTGAAGAAACAATTATGAATCCATATGAGTGGTATGAGGAACATGGTATCGAGTTAATTACAAATGATCCTGTAATTGAAGTAGATAGAGCAAATCAATCAGTTACTACTGCAAATGGTATTGAAGTATCATACGATAAATTGATTTTTGCGACAGGTTCTAAAGCATTCGTCATTCCAGTTCCAGGTTCGACATTACCGAGTGTAATTGGTTGGAGAACGATTGATGATACTGAACAAATGATGAACATTGCTAAGACTAAAAAGAAAGCAATTGTAATTGGTGGAGGATTACTAGGTTTAGAGTGTGCACGTGGTTTATTAGATCAAGGTATGGAAGTAACGGTGTTACATTTAGCTGAATGGTTGATGGAAATGCAACTAGACCGTAAAGCTGGAAATATGCTTAAAGCAGATCTAGAAAAGCAAGGTATGAAGTTTGAAATGCAAGCCAACACAACTGAAATCTTAGGAGAAGATGATGTTGAGGGTGTTAAATTGGCTGATGGACGCGAGATTCCGGCAGACTTAGTTGTTATGGCAGTAGGTATACGACCATACACAGAAGTAGCCAAAGAATCAGGTCTAGATGTTAATCGTGGTATTGTTGTCAATGATGTGATGCAAACAAGTGATAGCAATGTATATGCAGTTGGTGAATGTGCAGAACATAACGGCAAAGTTTATGGACTCGTTGCACCACTATATGAACAAGGTAAAGTATTAGCTGATCATTTAACAAATAAAGAAACGAACGGATACAAGGGATCAACAACATTTACGTCATTAAAAGTTTCTGGGTGTGACTTGTATAGTGCTGGTCAAATTGTAGAAAATGCAGAAATTAAAGGTATTGAAATATTTAATAGTGTTGATAATAACTATAAAAAAATCTTTTTAAAAGACGGTAATGTAGTTGGTGCAGTACTATATGGTGATATCGATGATGGTTCACGCTTTTATAACATGATGAAAAAAGGTGAATCCACTGAAGATTACACACTTGTATCATTGCTTACTAAAGGTGGAGAAGAGGCATCGCTATCAATTGCTGATATGGCTGATGATGAAACAATTTGTGGTTGTAATGGTGTTGATAAAGGTACTATAGTAAATGCGATTACGGAAAATGGCTTTACAACAGTTGAAGAAGTAACGGCTAAAACAAAAGCGGGGAATTCATGTGGTAAATGTAAACCGCAAATTGCTCAAATATTGCAGCACACCTTAGGAGATGACTTTGTTGCCGCAAAACCTGCTGGTATATGTGGTTGTACTGATTTGACACGCGATCAAATAGTAACGCAAATAAGAGCGAAAGGTTTAAAAACATCTAAAGAAGTTCGACATGTTTTAAACTTTAAAAATAAAGGTGGATGTCCAAAATGTCGACCAGCAATCAACTATTATTTAAACATGGTTTATCCACATGATCATGAAGATGAAAGAGAATCAAGATTTGCTAACGAACGTTACCATGCGAATATTCAAAATGATGGTACATTTTCTGTTATACCTCAAATGCGTGGGGGTGTTACAGATGCAGACCAACTGATTCGTCTAGGAGAAGTGGCTAAGAAATATCATGTGCCACTAGTTAAAGTGACAGGTTCACAACGTGTTGGTTTGTATGGAGTTAAAAAAGAAGAATTACCAAATATATGGGAAGACCTAGGTATGCGTTCAGCATCAGCTTATGGTAAGAAAACACGCTCAGTTAAAAGCTGTGTTGGTAAAGAGTTTTGTCGATTTGGTACGCAATACACGACACGACTTGGCATTCGTTTAGAAAAAACATTTGAATACATCGATACACCTCATAAATTCAAAATGGGTGTATCAGGCTGCCCAAGAAGTTGTGTTGAATCAGGTGTTAAAGATTTTGGTATTATCTCAGTTGAAAATGGATTCCAAATCTATATCGGTGGTAATGGTGGTACAGAAGTTGAAAAAGCTGAATTTTTAACAACTGTAGAAACAGAAGATGAAGTAATCAAATTATGTGGTGCTTTGATGCAATATTATCGCGAAACAGGTATATATGCTGAAAGAACAGCGCCATGGTTAAGAAGACTTGGATTTGAAAATGTAAAAGAAGTCTTACTTGACCCAGAAAGACAAAATGAACTATTTGAACGCATTATGGATGCTAAAAAAGCAGTCGAAGCTGAACCTTGGGAAGCAATAACTAGCAATGCTCAAGCACGTAGAATTTTTGAAGTGGAGAAGGTGTAA
- a CDS encoding sirohydrochlorin chelatase, whose product MNGNIIVAHGMRHGRQNQALEAFISELVKDDIHHYDIAFLESEHQDLETVMTTLIQSGVDHFKIVPLLIFSAMHYLKDIPNIVHEMKRRYPDIKVEVSEPLGTHPLMRRLIEQRICDALAGDEQQVGVMVVAHGNINGKFTKAHEELQICAQNLQISKPTYARTLYGEISFTHDLESISKRYQKLIVVPLFLYDGRLVNKVKQQMNDMVINTDIHFTPSINFDPILKQIINDRLESLMIPMKI is encoded by the coding sequence GTGAATGGGAATATCATTGTTGCACATGGCATGAGGCACGGACGACAGAATCAAGCGTTAGAAGCATTTATTTCTGAATTAGTAAAAGATGATATACATCACTATGATATTGCGTTTTTAGAAAGTGAGCATCAGGATTTAGAGACGGTAATGACGACGTTGATTCAAAGTGGGGTTGACCATTTTAAAATTGTACCATTGCTAATCTTTAGTGCAATGCATTATCTCAAGGATATACCGAATATCGTTCATGAAATGAAACGACGGTATCCAGACATAAAGGTAGAAGTAAGCGAGCCACTTGGCACACATCCTTTAATGAGACGATTAATTGAACAACGTATTTGTGACGCATTAGCAGGTGACGAACAACAAGTTGGAGTTATGGTTGTTGCACACGGCAATATTAATGGAAAGTTTACTAAGGCACACGAAGAGTTACAAATATGCGCTCAAAATTTGCAAATTAGCAAGCCGACATATGCGAGAACGCTATATGGAGAGATTAGTTTTACACATGATTTAGAAAGCATCTCGAAACGGTATCAAAAATTGATTGTCGTACCATTATTTTTATATGACGGAAGACTTGTTAACAAAGTGAAGCAGCAAATGAATGACATGGTTATTAATACAGATATACACTTCACACCTTCAATTAACTTCGACCCAATTTTAAAGCAAATCATTAACGATAGATTAGAAAGCTTAATGATTCCAATGAAAATATAA
- a CDS encoding GNAT family N-acetyltransferase, whose amino-acid sequence MTKTMIRLASEQDAEKLQQLMHEAFTPLRELGIDWPSVNANLDAVKENIDKNTTFVMTIDDEIISTITVRYPWGSVKSISGYPFVWWFATNPEYEGKGYGSQLLTYVEEAFLRDTLKSAAVTLGTSARLHPWLLKIYEKRGYEIYSEHENDDGDLGVIMRKVLIPERFDETILGQPPF is encoded by the coding sequence ATGACAAAAACGATGATTCGACTCGCAAGTGAACAAGATGCAGAAAAATTGCAACAACTCATGCATGAAGCATTTACGCCTCTAAGAGAACTAGGTATTGATTGGCCTTCGGTTAATGCTAATTTAGATGCTGTTAAAGAAAATATAGATAAAAATACTACATTTGTCATGACAATTGATGATGAAATTATATCTACGATTACGGTTAGATATCCTTGGGGAAGTGTGAAAAGTATTTCGGGTTATCCTTTTGTCTGGTGGTTTGCGACAAATCCTGAGTATGAAGGGAAAGGCTATGGTAGCCAATTACTTACTTATGTTGAAGAAGCATTTTTGCGAGATACGTTAAAGTCAGCGGCAGTTACTTTAGGTACATCTGCAAGATTGCATCCGTGGTTACTTAAAATTTATGAAAAAAGAGGTTATGAAATATACAGCGAACATGAAAATGATGATGGCGATTTAGGTGTGATCATGCGCAAAGTATTGATACCCGAGCGCTTTGACGAAACAATATTAGGCCAACCACCATTTTAA
- a CDS encoding formate/nitrite transporter family protein: MIENKKTVEDTYSTGAIVDSISSSVQMKQVMVQQTPGRYMLKAMMAGFLLSIVTVFMFGIKTQFASTHVDGLINLMGAIAFSLGLILVVLTNSELLTSNFMYFTVGWYYKVVSVKKMTWILLYCFLGNILGGFVLFFLMKFAHVMTPEMTQALTALVQKKTVDSTWLNIFTKGIFCNFFINIGIFISMQFKGGLTKAFFIACGVVVFVYMGYEHVVFNAGLYAGMVFFNLDAVSWLHVLKNIVFAFLGNFVGGGIFVGLVYAFLNGKRNRLEQQ, from the coding sequence GTGATAGAAAATAAGAAAACAGTTGAAGATACATATTCAACAGGCGCAATTGTTGATTCAATATCATCTTCAGTACAAATGAAGCAAGTAATGGTACAGCAAACACCTGGCCGATATATGCTTAAAGCAATGATGGCCGGATTTTTACTCTCAATCGTTACTGTATTTATGTTCGGAATAAAGACGCAGTTTGCGAGTACTCACGTAGATGGACTTATCAATTTAATGGGAGCCATTGCGTTTAGTTTAGGTTTGATTTTAGTTGTATTAACTAACTCTGAATTATTAACAAGTAACTTCATGTACTTTACAGTAGGCTGGTATTATAAAGTCGTTTCTGTTAAGAAGATGACTTGGATTTTATTATATTGTTTCTTAGGAAATATTTTAGGTGGGTTTGTGTTATTTTTCTTAATGAAATTTGCGCATGTCATGACACCTGAAATGACACAAGCTTTAACAGCTTTAGTTCAGAAAAAGACTGTTGATTCAACATGGTTGAATATTTTTACAAAAGGTATTTTCTGTAACTTCTTTATTAATATTGGTATTTTCATCTCTATGCAATTCAAAGGCGGCTTAACAAAGGCATTCTTCATAGCTTGTGGTGTCGTGGTCTTTGTATACATGGGATATGAGCACGTTGTGTTCAATGCAGGTCTATATGCAGGTATGGTATTCTTTAACCTTGATGCAGTTTCATGGTTACACGTTTTAAAAAATATCGTTTTTGCTTTCTTAGGTAACTTTGTCGGTGGCGGTATTTTTGTAGGTCTCGTTTATGCTTTCTTAAATGGTAAGCGTAATCGTTTAGAGCAACAATAA
- a CDS encoding SRPBCC domain-containing protein, producing MTIKVEDNKIIFSRTIEAPIEKVFDAYTTKALFEKWFHPKDASTKVFRFNAVSGGDAFYAIKTPTMTSYTLAEYKTVKRPYLIEYIDSFATPQGAKDTKMPSMKITLSFSKSNTTKTTVTSTSVFPTKEAAQQVINMGVEQGMNQTLDQLDALLK from the coding sequence ATGACGATTAAAGTTGAAGATAATAAAATTATTTTTTCAAGAACGATAGAAGCACCGATTGAAAAGGTGTTTGATGCCTATACGACAAAAGCATTATTTGAAAAATGGTTTCATCCAAAAGACGCTAGTACCAAAGTGTTTCGCTTTAATGCTGTTTCAGGCGGTGATGCATTTTATGCGATTAAAACACCTACAATGACCAGCTATACATTAGCAGAATATAAAACGGTTAAGCGTCCATATTTAATTGAATATATTGACTCATTTGCGACACCTCAAGGTGCAAAAGATACAAAAATGCCAAGCATGAAAATTACTTTGTCATTTTCCAAGAGCAATACAACGAAAACGACAGTGACATCAACATCGGTATTTCCAACAAAAGAAGCCGCTCAACAAGTCATAAACATGGGTGTTGAACAAGGTATGAATCAAACTTTAGATCAACTTGATGCTTTATTGAAATAA
- the adcA gene encoding zinc ABC transporter substrate-binding lipoprotein AdcA, with the protein MKKKLGMLLLVPAVTLSLAACGNDDGKDKDGKVTIKTTVYPLQSFAEQIGGKHVKVSSIYPAGTDLHSYEPTQKDILSASKSDLFMYTGDNLDPVAKKVASTIKDKDKKLSLEDKLDKAKLLTDQHEHGEEHEHEGHDHEKEEHHHHHGGYDPHVWLDPKINQTFAKEIKDELVKKDPKHKDDYEKNYKKLNDDLKKIDNDMKQVTKDKQGNAVFISHESIGYLADCYGFVQKGIQNMNAEDPSQKELTKIVKEIRDSNAKYILYEDNVANKVTETIRKETDAKPLKFYNMESLNKEQQKKDNITYQSLMKSNIENIGKALDSGVKVKDDKAESKHDKAISDGYFKDEQVKDRELSDYAGEWQSVYPYLKDGTLDEVMEHKAENDPKKSAKDLKAYYDKGYKTDITNIDIKGNEITFTKDGKKHTGKYEYNGKKTLKYPKGNRGVRFMFKLVDGNDKDLPKFIQFSDHNIAPKKAEHFHIFMGNDNDALLKEMDNWPTYYPSKLNKDQIKEEMLAH; encoded by the coding sequence ATGAAAAAGAAATTAGGTATGTTACTTCTTGTACCAGCCGTAACTTTATCATTAGCCGCATGTGGGAATGATGATGGAAAAGATAAAGATGGCAAGGTAACAATTAAAACGACAGTTTATCCATTGCAATCATTTGCAGAGCAAATTGGTGGAAAACACGTGAAGGTATCATCAATCTATCCAGCAGGGACAGATTTACATAGCTATGAACCAACACAAAAAGATATATTAAGTGCAAGCAAGTCAGACTTGTTTATGTATACAGGGGATAATTTAGATCCGGTTGCTAAGAAAGTTGCATCTACTATCAAAGATAAAGATAAAAAACTGTCTTTAGAGGATAAATTAGATAAAGCAAAGCTTTTAACTGATCAACACGAGCATGGTGAAGAGCATGAACATGAGGGACATGATCATGAGAAAGAAGAACATCATCATCATCATGGTGGATATGATCCACACGTATGGTTAGATCCTAAAATTAACCAAACTTTCGCTAAAGAAATTAAAGATGAATTAGTGAAAAAAGATCCAAAACATAAAGATGACTATGAGAAAAACTACAAAAAATTAAACGACGATCTTAAGAAAATTGATAACGATATGAAGCAAGTTACAAAAGATAAGCAAGGTAATGCAGTATTCATTTCACATGAATCAATTGGATACTTAGCTGATTGTTATGGTTTTGTTCAAAAAGGTATTCAAAACATGAATGCTGAAGATCCATCACAAAAAGAATTAACTAAAATTGTTAAAGAAATTAGAGATAGCAATGCTAAATATATTCTTTACGAAGATAATGTTGCGAATAAAGTGACTGAAACAATTCGTAAAGAAACAGATGCGAAGCCTTTAAAATTCTACAACATGGAGTCTTTAAATAAAGAACAACAGAAAAAAGATAATATTACGTATCAATCATTAATGAAATCTAATATTGAAAATATCGGTAAAGCTTTAGACAGTGGTGTTAAAGTGAAAGACGACAAAGCTGAAAGTAAACATGACAAAGCAATTTCTGATGGGTATTTTAAAGATGAGCAAGTTAAAGACCGTGAATTAAGCGATTATGCTGGTGAATGGCAATCTGTTTACCCTTACTTAAAAGACGGTACGCTTGATGAAGTGATGGAACATAAAGCTGAAAATGATCCGAAGAAATCTGCTAAAGATTTAAAAGCTTATTATGACAAAGGATATAAAACTGATATTACTAACATTGATATAAAAGGAAATGAAATTACATTTACTAAAGATGGTAAGAAACACACTGGTAAATATGAATACAATGGTAAGAAAACATTGAAATATCCTAAAGGTAACCGTGGCGTGAGATTTATGTTTAAATTGGTCGATGGTAATGATAAAGACTTACCGAAATTCATCCAATTTAGCGATCACAACATTGCACCTAAAAAGGCAGAACACTTCCATATCTTTATGGGTAATGATAATGACGCGTTATTAAAAGAAATGGATAACTGGCCAACATATTATCCTTCAAAATTAAATAAAGACCAAATCAAAGAAGAAATGTTAGCGCATTAA
- a CDS encoding Txe/YoeB family addiction module toxin: MARLNITFSPQAFEDYKYFQQNDKKMVKKINELLKSIDRNGALEGIGKPEKLKSNLTGYYSRRINHEHRLVYTVDDNHIKIASCKYHY; encoded by the coding sequence ATGGCTAGGTTAAATATTACGTTTTCGCCTCAAGCCTTTGAAGATTATAAGTATTTTCAGCAGAACGATAAAAAAATGGTGAAGAAGATTAATGAGTTACTTAAAAGTATTGACAGAAATGGTGCATTGGAAGGTATAGGTAAGCCTGAAAAGTTAAAATCGAATCTGACTGGGTATTATAGTAGACGTATCAATCACGAACATAGATTGGTTTATACAGTAGATGACAATCATATAAAAATAGCATCATGTAAATACCATTATTAA
- a CDS encoding type II toxin-antitoxin system Phd/YefM family antitoxin: MIIKNYSYARQNLKALMTKVNDDSDMVTVTSTDDKNVVIMSESDYNSMMETLYLQQNPNNAEHLAQSIADLERGKTITKDIDV; the protein is encoded by the coding sequence ATGATTATTAAAAATTATTCATACGCTCGACAGAATTTAAAGGCACTTATGACAAAAGTAAATGATGATAGTGATATGGTAACTGTAACATCTACTGATGATAAAAACGTAGTAATCATGTCAGAATCAGATTATAACTCCATGATGGAAACACTTTACCTCCAACAGAACCCAAATAATGCTGAACACTTAGCTCAATCAATTGCAGATCTAGAACGTGGGAAAACTATAACGAAAGATATAGATGTATAA
- a CDS encoding DsbA family protein: MTKKLLTLFIVSMLILTACGKKESATTSSKNGKPLVVVYGDYKCPYCKELDEKVMPKLRKNYIDNHKVEYQFVNLAFLGKDSIVGSRASHAVLMYAPKSFLDFQKQLFAAQQDENKEWLTKELLDKHIKQLHLDKETENKIIKDYKTKDSKSWKAAEKDKKIAKDNHIKTTPTAFINGEKVEDPYDYESYEKLLKDKIK, encoded by the coding sequence ATGACTAAAAAATTACTAACATTATTTATAGTGAGCATGTTAATTTTAACAGCTTGCGGTAAAAAAGAATCAGCAACGACATCTTCGAAAAACGGCAAACCATTAGTTGTCGTATATGGCGACTATAAATGTCCTTATTGTAAAGAATTAGATGAAAAAGTCATGCCAAAGTTGCGTAAAAATTATATAGATAATCACAAAGTGGAATACCAATTTGTCAATTTAGCTTTCTTAGGTAAAGACTCAATTGTTGGTTCGCGTGCGAGTCATGCAGTATTGATGTATGCACCTAAATCATTTTTAGATTTTCAAAAGCAATTATTTGCTGCCCAGCAAGATGAAAATAAAGAATGGTTAACAAAAGAACTATTAGATAAACATATTAAACAACTGCATTTAGATAAAGAGACGGAAAATAAAATTATAAAAGATTACAAGACAAAAGATAGCAAGTCTTGGAAAGCTGCAGAGAAAGATAAAAAAATAGCGAAAGATAATCATATAAAAACGACACCAACTGCATTTATTAATGGCGAGAAAGTTGAAGATCCATATGATTATGAAAGTTATGAGAAGTTATTAAAAGATAAAATCAAATAG
- a CDS encoding DUF4467 domain-containing protein, whose product MKRFVATVLLLLVFISGCGNDKYVKEIDEAVKIQNQKQEQLAKKGNGDRVDHFERKDANIYVYDKDKIIILAYKPLSNDDEVHYYAYDFSDKRVSYKQDFDSRRYYQQHDADYHEENMTN is encoded by the coding sequence TTGAAGCGATTTGTGGCGACGGTATTATTATTACTAGTCTTTATATCAGGATGTGGTAATGATAAATATGTGAAAGAAATAGATGAAGCAGTTAAAATTCAAAATCAAAAACAAGAACAACTTGCCAAAAAAGGCAACGGTGATCGTGTTGATCATTTTGAACGCAAAGATGCTAATATTTATGTCTATGATAAGGATAAAATTATCATTTTAGCTTATAAACCTTTGAGTAATGATGATGAAGTGCATTATTATGCATATGATTTTAGTGATAAACGTGTATCATATAAGCAAGATTTTGATTCGAGACGATATTATCAACAACATGATGCGGATTATCATGAAGAAAATATGACGAACTAG
- the fmhA gene encoding FemA/FemB family glycyltransferase FmhA, protein MNFVTLTSDEFNAFTTKHFSHYTQSAIHYNHRVDLKGDVHLVGVKDDNGQVIAGCLLTEARTLKFFKYFYTHRGPVMDYTNQSLVAFFFKALTSYLKKHNCLYVLVDPYLIENLRNADGEIVKSYDNRAFVRTMDKLGYKHQGFPVGYDSMSQIRWLSVLDLKDKTEDQLLKEMDYQTRRNIKKTYDIGVKTKTLTIDETQTFFDLFHMAEEKHGFKFRELPYFEEMQKLYDDHAMLKLAYIDLNEYLKTLQLKQQQLTAELSGVEEALEESPNSKKNKTKRTQLEQQLNSNKRKIDNTIEQIEQDGAVLNLASALFIYNEHEVYYLSSGSNPKYNAYMGAYHLQWEMIKFAKAHHIDRYNFYGITGDFSESSEDYGVQQFKKGFNAHVEEYIGDFIKPIKPLLYKVQTYLNHKRR, encoded by the coding sequence ATGAACTTTGTAACGTTGACTTCGGATGAGTTCAATGCGTTTACAACAAAGCATTTTTCACATTACACACAATCAGCTATTCATTACAATCATAGAGTTGATTTAAAAGGCGATGTGCATCTTGTAGGGGTTAAAGATGACAATGGTCAAGTGATTGCAGGATGCTTATTGACAGAAGCACGCACACTTAAATTTTTCAAATATTTTTATACACATCGCGGGCCAGTGATGGATTATACAAATCAATCATTAGTAGCATTTTTCTTTAAAGCATTAACGTCATATTTAAAGAAACACAATTGTTTATATGTCCTTGTAGATCCATATTTAATTGAAAATTTACGCAATGCAGACGGTGAAATTGTTAAATCTTATGATAACCGAGCATTTGTTAGAACAATGGATAAATTAGGTTATAAACACCAAGGTTTCCCTGTAGGTTATGATTCAATGAGCCAAATCCGTTGGCTGTCAGTGTTAGATTTAAAAGATAAGACTGAAGACCAACTTTTAAAAGAAATGGATTATCAAACGAGACGTAATATTAAAAAAACATATGATATTGGTGTCAAAACTAAAACGTTAACGATTGATGAAACGCAAACTTTTTTCGACTTATTCCATATGGCTGAGGAAAAGCACGGTTTCAAATTCCGTGAGTTACCATACTTTGAAGAAATGCAAAAGTTATACGATGACCACGCCATGTTAAAGTTGGCGTATATTGATTTAAACGAGTATTTAAAAACGTTACAATTAAAGCAACAACAATTAACAGCTGAACTCTCAGGTGTTGAAGAAGCATTGGAAGAAAGTCCTAATTCAAAGAAAAATAAAACGAAACGCACACAGCTAGAACAACAGCTAAATAGCAATAAGCGTAAAATCGACAATACAATAGAACAAATTGAACAAGATGGTGCAGTCTTAAACTTAGCTTCTGCTTTATTTATCTACAATGAGCATGAAGTTTATTACTTATCTAGTGGTTCAAACCCTAAATATAATGCTTATATGGGTGCCTACCATTTGCAGTGGGAAATGATTAAGTTTGCTAAAGCGCATCATATTGATCGCTATAATTTTTATGGTATTACCGGTGACTTTTCAGAGTCATCAGAAGACTATGGCGTCCAACAATTCAAAAAAGGTTTTAACGCACATGTAGAAGAGTATATCGGTGACTTTATTAAGCCTATCAAACCATTACTATATAAGGTACAAACGTACTTAAATCATAAACGTCGTTAA
- a CDS encoding amino acid ABC transporter ATP-binding protein — protein sequence MIQLNNIHKSFNDVEVIKGIDLSVEQGEVVTLIGRSGSGKTTLLRMINALEIPTEGTVYVNGKTYTSKDKKSQIEVRKQSGMVFQSYNLFPHKTALENVMEGLITVKKLKKDEARGKSLELLEKVGLTHVKDQRPHALSGGQQQRVAIARALAMNPKVMLFDEPTSALDPELVNDVLKVIKDLANEGMTMVIVTHEMRFAKEVSNNIVFIHEGMIGEQGAPEEMFNRPKTEELRRFLNVINEE from the coding sequence ATGATTCAATTGAACAATATCCATAAATCATTTAATGATGTTGAAGTCATCAAAGGTATTGATTTATCTGTTGAACAAGGTGAGGTTGTAACCTTAATCGGTCGATCTGGTTCAGGTAAAACAACATTGTTACGTATGATTAATGCATTAGAAATTCCAACTGAAGGTACAGTTTATGTTAACGGCAAAACATATACATCTAAAGATAAAAAATCACAAATAGAAGTTCGTAAACAGTCTGGTATGGTATTTCAAAGTTATAACCTTTTTCCGCATAAGACGGCATTAGAAAATGTAATGGAAGGTCTTATCACAGTTAAAAAGTTGAAAAAGGATGAGGCACGTGGGAAATCACTTGAGTTACTTGAGAAAGTTGGTTTAACACATGTCAAAGATCAACGTCCACATGCATTATCAGGTGGTCAACAACAACGTGTTGCTATTGCAAGAGCACTAGCAATGAACCCTAAAGTGATGTTGTTTGATGAACCAACATCTGCACTTGATCCTGAACTTGTGAATGATGTTTTAAAGGTTATTAAAGATTTGGCTAATGAAGGCATGACAATGGTCATTGTGACACATGAAATGCGTTTTGCTAAAGAAGTATCTAATAACATTGTATTTATTCATGAAGGCATGATCGGAGAACAAGGGGCTCCAGAAGAGATGTTCAATCGTCCGAAAACAGAAGAATTAAGACGTTTCTTAAATGTTATAAATGAAGAATAA